A genomic window from Chitinivibrionales bacterium includes:
- a CDS encoding zinc ribbon domain-containing protein, producing MPTYEYECEKCGLIFEEFQSITDKPLSVCKTPECKGKVNRLLSGGAGFLFKGSGFYITDYRSDSYKKAAKADTDSSSSSTQSSKKESSPAKSESTPPKNTKKPKSSGE from the coding sequence ATGCCGACCTATGAGTATGAGTGCGAAAAATGCGGATTGATCTTTGAAGAGTTTCAATCCATCACCGATAAACCCCTGAGTGTCTGCAAGACACCGGAATGCAAGGGGAAGGTCAATCGTCTATTGTCGGGCGGCGCGGGCTTTTTGTTTAAAGGCAGTGGTTTCTATATTACCGATTACCGGTCCGACTCCTACAAAAAAGCGGCAAAAGCCGATACAGACAGCTCGTCTTCATCGACACAAAGCTCCAAAAAAGAGTCATCACCTGCAAAGAGCGAGAGTACACCGCCGAAAAACACAAAAAAACCGAAGTCATCCGGCGAATAG
- the obgE gene encoding GTPase ObgE — MGADVVFIDETVISVKAGDGGNGCFAYLREKYRPKGPPSGGNGGRGGHIYIQGSRQLHTLQDAAYRKSYKAERGQHGKGSNKYGKDGKSIYIHVPLGTLVMDKKTDEILYDCTDDREAYIVARGGRGGRGNASLATSRNRTPERSEPGKPGGQKELRLVLKVLADVGLVGRPNAGKSTMLSKVSRAHPKIADYPFTTTQPHLGIVKSADTYTSFVIADIPGLVEGAHEGKGMGHRFLRHIERTKVLAILVESLAESPEEDARVLIDELSRYSPILASKPKCHILTKCDLLPPEERATIPDGWLGISSATGEGLQEALHTFEKMLSSLEPED, encoded by the coding sequence ATCGGAGCTGACGTCGTGTTTATTGATGAAACGGTAATTTCAGTAAAGGCCGGTGACGGTGGTAATGGGTGTTTTGCCTACCTGCGGGAAAAATACCGTCCAAAGGGCCCTCCCAGCGGAGGAAATGGTGGACGTGGTGGACATATCTATATCCAGGGATCCCGCCAGCTCCATACGCTTCAGGATGCCGCCTACCGGAAATCGTATAAAGCCGAACGAGGTCAGCATGGGAAAGGTTCAAATAAGTACGGCAAGGATGGAAAAAGTATATACATCCATGTGCCACTCGGTACGCTGGTTATGGACAAGAAAACAGATGAAATTCTGTATGATTGCACCGATGACCGCGAGGCATATATTGTTGCCCGGGGAGGCAGGGGAGGACGAGGAAATGCTTCACTGGCAACCTCACGAAATCGCACGCCCGAACGTTCCGAACCCGGAAAGCCGGGAGGACAAAAAGAACTTCGTCTTGTTTTAAAAGTACTTGCCGATGTCGGCCTGGTCGGACGGCCCAATGCCGGGAAATCGACCATGCTCTCGAAAGTCTCTCGCGCCCATCCGAAAATCGCCGACTATCCTTTTACTACCACCCAACCCCATCTGGGAATCGTCAAATCGGCCGATACGTACACTTCCTTTGTTATTGCGGATATTCCGGGACTGGTTGAAGGCGCTCATGAAGGAAAGGGGATGGGACATCGATTTCTGCGCCATATTGAGCGAACGAAAGTACTGGCTATTCTGGTGGAATCTCTTGCCGAATCGCCGGAGGAAGATGCCCGTGTTCTTATTGATGAGCTTTCTCGTTACAGTCCGATCCTTGCTTCCAAACCGAAGTGTCATATTTTGACCAAATGCGATCTGCTGCCGCCTGAAGAACGGGCAACGATACCTGATGGATGGCTGGGAATTTCTTCAGCGACCGGCGAGGGCCTGCAGGAAGCTCTTCATACCTTCGAAAAAATGCTCTCTTCTCTGGAACCCGAAGACTAG